The Apium graveolens cultivar Ventura chromosome 6, ASM990537v1, whole genome shotgun sequence genome contains a region encoding:
- the LOC141668898 gene encoding DNA (cytosine-5)-methyltransferase DRM2-like, producing MGFPEGHTRVACKTTQYKCLGNAFQVDTVAYHLSVLNKLFPKGIRVLSLFSGIGGAEVALHRLGIPLKNSKDCTRILKNWWRQSEQKGRLIHISDVKKVTSHKLMQWMKEAGRFDLVIAGSPCNNLAGKNLKTRTGLAGEQSSLFYEYTRILGLVRTLQHSP from the exons ATGGGATTCCCCGAGGGCCATACGAGAGTAGCCTGCAAAACTACTCAATACAAATGCCTTGGAAATGCGTTTCAG GTTGACACAGTGGCCTATCATCTTTCTGTGTTAAACAAATTATTTCCCAAGGGCATCAGAGTCCTTTCATTGTTCTCTGGCATTGGTGGAGCCGAAGTTGCTTTACACCGTCTTGGAATACCACTGAAAAATTCCAAGGATTGTACACGGATCCTGAAAAATTGGTGGAGACAAAGTGAACAAAAGGGCCGGCTGATTCACATTTCTGATGTGAAAAAGGTAACAAGTCATAAGCTGATGCAATGGATGAAAGAGGCCGGTAGATTCGATCTGGTTATAGCGGGAAGCCCATGCAACAACCTTGCTGGGAAAAATTTGAAGACAAGAACTGGCCTGGCTGGTGAACAGTCTTCATTGTTCTATGAGTATACGCGGATTCTTGGGCTAGTCAGAACTTTGCAGCATAGCCCGTAA